Below is a genomic region from Amphiura filiformis chromosome 19, Afil_fr2py, whole genome shotgun sequence.
TTTATTTAAGCCTAAGTGACATGTGAATGAAACAATACACCAATACAAATAAGAGATAAATAGtacacaaatattgactgctatgaggggcatggttaaaattataggcccaaggtgatctcaaaaccatgactatgccttGAGACTAAGTCctggggcatagtcatggttttccTACATACAAACCTGCTACATACAAACTTGCTACATACATAGTATGTAGCAAGGGAACCCCTGGCTGATCAGTTTAAGTGCAGTACTGTAAATCATGAAACATTCACATGCATGAAAAGTGCACAAGTGGCATGGATTTGTGAAATTTTCATGCTCGCAAATCTTAGTtgtgcaggaaaaacctcctatgtgtccttggcccctgaacatgtttaaagcaaaacctcttatgtaacctgttggcagttttgatttaaacatgtacaggggccacaagcacatataGGAGGTTTTTCTTGCCCAACAACGAAATATTTCTTTTCCTATTGGCCTTTAGGCTTTTGAGAAAATTACATTCGGCAAAAGTTGTGGTTCTTTTAAAATCCGTTAAAATTTTGTGTCGTgaaaatattttgctttaaatACCAAATTCATTATGTGTGGAATTTCCAATGAGGTAGACCAAAAAGTACCGACTTGGCCATATTTTTTTGTCGCTCATAGAGGCAATTTACAGTTTATCCACTCTGAAGTACGAAGTAAGGTACGcacatttaatgacattttgcTTAAGCGTATTGTGCGCCACGTATTAAGACGCTATGCATTTGTGTGCGGCTAGCAGCGAAACTGCATGATTTACTGAGCTTTACTGCGTACTTTTCTTCGTACTTCATAGTGTATAAACTTTGGTATACCTCTGGATTAAATCGATTATTTTACCATCcgccttaaggtccgttcatactatgccgcaattgctttgcgatgtGGTGCATTGCTGATATATCGAtaactttttgttttattttttcgcaTTTCCAAGTTATGTATTTAACTTTATCGCGATAccacaatgcagtattttgcagtgcgGTAATGCATCGCACTGCAAAGCAATTGTGGCGTAGTATGAAGGGGCCTTTAGAAGTGTGTGATTTGGTAAGAAGTGTTTGGTTCTTTGATTTCTGCTTGTTACGTGAAATGCCAAAATTGTGCAATCAGCACTGCATGCGCAAACAATTTTAACACTCAATCTTAAATACGCCAAATATTGTCCCATTTCGGGCTTTAGGTGATAAATGCAGgcggtacactatttgccctccatgagcgacaaaccaaAATGGCTATTTTTTTACCCTCTAACATTGCACACAGTGAGAGTGACGATGACTGTATTTGCCGGACCATAACCCTAACCTGTTCCGACAAATATGGTCACCTCTCTGCTGGAGTGCAggacagggcaattttgagtcggAACTCACAGTCAAATCTCTATTTGGGAATTTCAATATTGTGCAACAATTATgatgttttaaattttattttcctCCTGAAGGATGTACTTATGACCTGGGATTATCAAATTAATAGATCCAAGAACAATATCTAGATGCTTTGTATTTTATTTAGCTCTTTTGATCAAGGTTTTCACACCTACAACTCTGCAACACAAGTTATCATCTCTGCCCACATCATTTTACACGACGGATTTTCATCTCTGATTTTTTCAGGGCGTCATTTGTGTCATGCCAGTTCATGACACCGGAGTCACTTAATGCCCTTAAGTATTTCCCATTGAGGTTACTtctaaaacattccttgtaccacCATGCGCCTGTATACTCTCGCGCACAATGCTGTGTTTCATGCTGATCATTGTCTTTATCTTTTGTAGAAAAAGCCATGTTATTATGATATGTTAACGAGTCTCCTGCGGTACCCTTATACTCGCCAACGATTAACTTGTAAAATGTACCTTCATCTCCTAATTGGAAATTATCATATATAGCCCAACCGCCGTGACCGTAGTAATCCTGTAAGTCAATACGAAGTTCGTAATTTGCTATGGCCGTCATGCGATGCATTCGTTCAAGCCCCAGCCAGTAGTCTCCCATAAGATATCCAAATCCGTTTTTATAATCCTCCCAGTTTCGATAGAAATTGACCAACCCGTTGTAGCGTCGCTGGAATACAGTCCAGCCGCCGCCGTCCGTATCCATGTCGCAGTAAACTTCAAAGGGTTCGATTTCGCCTTCGGTTTGAGAAACGGGCATCACTGCGGGTCTTACCGAGTAAATGCCGCTTTTGTTGTGGCCGTGAGATAAGAGCTCGGTGCAGTCTTGTGCAAATGTGGAAGCGTGattatgaatatgatgatgagaTTCCATGACTTTGTCAGGTGCTGAATCTTTTGGATTGGAGTCCATTCTCATATGTGAGTTAGTGCCTGAGTTAGTATGTGACAAACTGCTTTTAGTCATATAATCATGGGTGACATGTAAATTGATTTTGTTATTTAGAGCATGAGCTATCgaggctgtcaaattctgcatcaTCGTATCATGATCATTTGTCATTGTCCGTGAGGCAGAAGGTGGGGGTCGCCTTTGTggttgctgttgctgctgctgataCTGTCGTGGCTGCTGATTAtactgttgctgctgctgctgattatTGTGTCGCTGCTGCTGATTATATGGTTGCgactgttgttgctgctgctgttgttgctgctgctgctgttgttgctgctgctgttgttgtaaATAGCATTGACTTCCACGACATGTACTAGCAGCAGAAGTTCTACTACCTTGTACAGTACATTGTCGCACACAAGCGGCAGTCCTGCTGTTCATGGGCGGAGAATGACAGTTCACCATTCTTGTGTTTACTAGCAGAATAGTTGCAATCATGTGTAAAAGCTGATTGATTACCATGGTGATTCAATATGAGCTGGTTCttaatcaaaaacaaacaaaaaatcatcaCACAGACATTACATATATTTGGTTGAGTTGTCGAAGCAAGTATCACGCCGCTGTGTCATACCTGGCAGCCATTTTGTTGTTGTCGATGTCCCGACGCTGTAAGGAGCAGCGCTGACGTCATGTTGTAATGTCAATATTGACGGATGAAGTCTGTAAAAACATTATCCAAATGTACCAGGTTGGATCTGTCTTATATCGTATTAATGACTTCAGACGGGAGAGAATGTGAAGTATGAACAGCTTACAGTTGTTACAACTCCTATGTTACATTCCCTGTCACTCCACTCTCTCTCTCACTGTTAATACTCCTTAACTTTTTAGATATGCTCTAGAAGTTGTCTGTAGAACAGTCTTGTATTACGAGACATGTTTGGCATAGCTGCTATATGTCGTAGTCAGTCATTGGCATTTAAACAACTCACTagcactatgaaccacaatggtctcatcccaatgacatagttcaataacctcaatgaaacaatTATAGTGCAATTTTGacatcaagttgcagagtatgagtttttgtacccaaattttctaaggtcattcaatgaatgtacaaatgtattggggttaaagaactgtgccctgatagatgaacatgttgtggatcctagtcacTGCCCTAGTTTGGTTGATTGAAGGCCACCGTTGATAGAAGATGGGATGTTGAAACTTGAAGTAGAGtatttttaagtttaaaatatatctctAAGGAGCTCACAGGACAGGTGACTTGAATAAAGGAAATTTTGTGCAGTTATTTTTTCACATTTCAACAATTTCAAACATCcttgattttcattttttcttttaaaattttactccCTATGAATATCGAAATCCCAGAAGAAATATATGTGATTAAAATCTGGGATATTGATCACatgaaaattattattttcaataCAAGAGTGTTATTTTCATATCGCTTATTATTTTGCAAACACTGTGAAACATAATTTAACCTTTAAATATCAAAGAACTGAAATGTCTTAAGAATTAGAATTCATTTCATTCATGATATTTATAATTGA
It encodes:
- the LOC140141011 gene encoding fibrinogen-like protein A, with the protein product MVINQLLHMIATILLVNTRMVNCHSPPMNSRTAACVRQCTVQGSRTSAASTCRGSQCYLQQQQQQQQQQQQQQQQQQQSQPYNQQQRHNNQQQQQQYNQQPRQYQQQQQQPQRRPPPSASRTMTNDHDTMMQNLTASIAHALNNKINLHVTHDYMTKSSLSHTNSGTNSHMRMDSNPKDSAPDKVMESHHHIHNHASTFAQDCTELLSHGHNKSGIYSVRPAVMPVSQTEGEIEPFEVYCDMDTDGGGWTVFQRRYNGLVNFYRNWEDYKNGFGYLMGDYWLGLERMHRMTAIANYELRIDLQDYYGHGGWAIYDNFQLGDEGTFYKLIVGEYKGTAGDSLTYHNNMAFSTKDKDNDQHETQHCAREYTGAWWYKECFRSNLNGKYLRALSDSGVMNWHDTNDALKKSEMKIRRVK